A single region of the Malaclemys terrapin pileata isolate rMalTer1 chromosome 2, rMalTer1.hap1, whole genome shotgun sequence genome encodes:
- the NKX3-1 gene encoding homeobox protein Nkx-3.1: MDTACQEQQGMAVSLGTENIPRRNLTAQERWEPRKLSKGVHCCPGLQSDPGGLAGWLINAKQGVLQSESARGLLPGGLAGREMSSRAPLPGREEGQGSTEPPRGKSHPGAPQQQPAGRSLPQGSLPHSSKPLTSFLIQDILRDGADRGAAGKGRKSRGCCGASSPEPALDSASSAPRQPAGKPLPEGVPPPPSEQPGEPDAEAYTETNLSDCENPLKSSPSNQRTPKQQKRSRAAFSHTQVIELERKFSHQKYLSAPERAHLAKNLKLTETQVKIWFQNRRYKTKRKQLASELSGLDKNSVFPVLKEDDVSKASLISVYNSYQYYPYLYYLNGWSPSLW; encoded by the exons ATGGACACAGCATGCCAGGAGCAGCAGGGTATGGCAGTTTCCCTTGGCACTGAGAACATACCGAGGAGGAATCTCACTGCTCAGGAGCGGTGGGAGCCCAGGAAGCTCTCCAAGGGCGTTCACTGCTGCCCCGGGCTCCAATCAGACCCAGGAGGCTTGGCTGGCTGGCTTATAAATGCAAAGCAGGGAGTGTTGCAAAGTGAAAGTGCCCGTGGGCTTCTCCCTGGTGGACTTGCGGGAAGGGAGATGAGCTCCCGGGCACCGCTtccaggaagggaggagggacagggcagcacagagccccccagAGGCAAGAGCCACCCCGGGGCCCCGCAGCAGCAGCCAGCGGGGAGGAGCCTTCCCCAGGGCTCGCTGCCCCACTCCTCCAAGCCGCTCACGTCCTTCCTCATCCAAGACATTCTGCGGGACGGTGCGGACCGCGGAGCTGCGGGAAAAGGGAGGAAGAGCCGGGGATGCTGCGGTGCCTCTAGCCCGGAGCCTGCGCTGGACAGTGCAAGCTCCGCTCCCCGGCAGCCAGCTGGGAAACCCCTCCCTGAAGGGGTCCCCCCGCCACCCTCGGAGCAACCAGGAGAGCCAGACGCAG AGGCATATACGGAGACCAACCTGTCAGACTGTGAAAACCCTCTGAAATCCTCACCGAGCAACCAAAGGACCCCAAAGCAGCAAAAGCGCTCACGGGCAGCCTTCTCCCACACTCAGGTCATCGAGTTAGAAAGGAAGTTCAGTCACCAGAAGTATCTGTCCGCCCCGGAGCGAGCCCACCTGGCAAAGAACCTGAAGCTCACTGAAACCCAGGTGAAAATCTGGTTCCAGAACAGAAGGTACAAAACCAAAAGGAAGCAACTAGCCTCAGAACTCAGTGGACTCGATAAGAACTCAGTTTTTCCAGTCCTTAAAGAGGATGATGTCTCCAAGGCCTCTCTGATTTCTGTGTATAACAGCTACCAATACTATCCATACCTGTACTACTTGAATGGCTGGAGTCCCTCTTTGTGGTAA